The Ovis aries strain OAR_USU_Benz2616 breed Rambouillet chromosome X, ARS-UI_Ramb_v3.0, whole genome shotgun sequence genomic sequence CCTGCACATACAGCGGTTAATAAAGCAGACACAAATCTCGCCTTTGTGGAGCTGGCATTGTAGTGGGGACAACAGACAAGAAACAAATGCATCGTGGTGATGTTGCAATGATTACATGAGATAAGACTCTCAGTCTTTGTTTAAATAAGAAATCTGCAGTCATTTTATTGCCTAAATGTGTGGGAGAAGATGAAAGTAGCGACAATCCTCTTCCCAGGGGAACCAATAAGTAGGTACAGAGTTTAGGAATAAATGAAGTATCGATTATAACGTCATTACCAGGGCAACAGATGATTAGATAAAGCAAGCAACCAGAATTACAGGTTTCTTGAGTTTGTTTTCATAGGATAACAGCACTGAAGTCCTGGAAACTTAACAAGACCGCTTTGTTCAAAGACAGGCTTATATTATCAGAAAACAGCACATCTGTAACGGATATGAATTGTCAACACGCCTTATCACCCGTAAAGTAAGACGAATATTCTTGAGAAAGCTCTGTTTTAACACACCTGACCGAATCAAATCATTCAaccttgttttaatttgcagaaTAGTGCTCCTGCATGGATGCAGAGGAAATGAGACATTGCCTTCCTAGCTTTCTTAGACTcctttttgttaattaaaaagatttctgtttttaaagcagGCTCTGGAGTTTCACTCATTaggcttatttaaaaaaaaaaaggctctgtggagcttaggctgaaTTGGAATTAATTATTAACAGTAAAATAAGGACTACAACAAACAGTTTTCCTACATGAGACCCACAGAGAAAAGGGTCAGGAACTAGAATGATGGTTCTTAAAGTGTGGTCCCCGAACAGCAGCATCCGTGTCAGCTGGGGCTTATTAGAAATTCACCTTCTTGAGCCCCACCTCAAACCTATAGGATCAGAAACGGGTGGGCCCTGGCAGTCTGGATTTAATGAACCTTCCAGATGATTCTCATGCGTACTTAGATTTGAGAGCCTCTGGGCTAGAGAGTGACAGATACTCTTCTGTGAGGGAGGTGACCTTGTCTCCCTCTCTTAGAACAAAAGTCCTTTGAGGGCTAGCATTTGGGGCGGCTTATTGTCTGCTCCATCCAATGCCCAGAACAGCACTTGGCACCcagtagttgctcaataaatgtttaatcaATGTATTTAACAAACAGCAcctgctgtatgccaggcactaggCTAAGGACTTTTAAATACCTTAACTCCAGACCTGCTCAAAATGCCCTATGATGTAGGCTGTGtatgggttggggaggggggcagttATTACCTATCCAAGATAGTTAATGGAATATGGCCAAGCCAACCACCCCCTCCTTGGGACCTGAAGGTACCCCCAGCTGCCCATGAGGCAGTGGATAGCGCCAGTTCAGTCCTGAATTCTCCGTGCACTCTTGCCACTTCCCCTTCTCACTTCCTTTGTGCTGACCTCCCTTCCACATTGCTGACCACGAAGAACTTCACTTTCAGGAAAGAGGAGGGTGGTGGTGAAGGCAGGATGGAGGATGAAGCAATTACCTCGATGCCCGCTCCGCCCAATGAGGCAGGACACGCTGAGCACACCGTGCTCTCTTCACTAATGTTCAGCACCCCCATGGGGTTGGCCCTGTCATTGTGGTAGAGGGCATGCTTtttataggtggggaaacaggctcagagaggttcaagtgacttgctcaaggtcacacagtaaggaAGTTCTATCTTGCTTCCAACTGCCAGGCTGCATTTCCCCCTCAGAACTTGTCCAAGGTGCATTGATTGAGTGCCCATGGGCTGCTGGGCGGGGCCTGGGGTGCTGGGGATATGGTAACAAACACAACAGGACCTCACAAGAGTGAGGCAGGAAGtagggaggggagaagagagaggaggaagctcagggacagaggtggccaggagagTTTGGAGCTGAAGAGACCAGCACAAtaccctgccctccccccactccTCCCCTCCCACACTGCCCTTCTCCCTCCTAGTTCCTCCTGCCCCTGGTTCCTCTTTTCCACTAACTCTGGGAGCAGGTCAGCCCACATAAAGCCAGGCCTCCTCCCTGGCGGGGCTGCAGGGGTACAGTGCTCAACATGCCCGCCCAAGTGCAggccctactgctgctgctgctgctgccactgctgctgctcaCCCCAGCCACAGGTAAGTGGGTGGGGGTCCAGCTGGCCCCCAGGGGTGCCTGGGCCCTTCACAACCCTGACCATGCTCCCCCACCCTGTTACAGGCTCAGACTCTGTACTCTGCTTCGCCCAGTATGAGGAATCTACGGGCAAGTGCAAGGACCTCCTTGGGGGAGGGGTCAGCATGAAAAACTGCTGTCTCAATGCTAACTATGCCTTCCAGAAGCCTGGCAGCAAGCTCTGTATGGCGTGCAGGTCAGGGGGAGCCTGGGGTTTGTGGGAGGCAAAAAGGACTGTATGCGGGGTAACACAGAACTTGGGCTCTTGCCTTCTCTCAGATTCTCCAGCATGGCTCCAAGGCCCTGATCACAGCTGTAGCTCCAGGTCTCTCAGCCTCGGCTCTGTTGACACTTAGGGGCCAGAAAATTATTTGTTGTGGGGGGCTGACCTGTGTAGGGCAGAATGTGTTATCGCATCACTGGCCTCCCACTAGTTATCAGTAGCAATCTGCAGCAACTCAAGTGTCTCCAGACAGGTGAAAGACCCCTCCCTGGTTGAGAACCAAGATGGCTTACACATATTGAGCACTTCTTGTATACCAGAAGCATTGTGGGTGGGTTGCTGCTCGGCTATTTCTGAGGGTAGCTCAAGCCCTCATAAATGGTGATGACAGCTCATAAGGCATGTTCATACTGTATAGACACATTGCAGGAAGGGAAGTGTTTCGGCAATTCTGAGGGCAACTCCAGGctcaaaattaaaatgacactTCACATTCATCGACTACTTCCAGCATCCCAATTCACTGCAGATGTTGGGAGTAGTAGAGGATTTTTGAGAGTAGCTCTAGTTTCTTAATCATAATGCCTGCTGACATATATTGAGCCCTTTCTATATGTCAGACATATTTTCTAACTGCTTACTATATATCCCAGATACACCACCAGATACACTGTGTATATACCAGATACACACAGCTACAGGGATGTGTAGCTTGGGGATTTTTGAAGGCGGCTCTAGGCCCCTAGTTGTCAACAGGTCTCATCTGTTTAGCGTTATgccatggtgggggtggggttcctGAGCTCATTGGGATGATGGCTgctatttattaagcacttcctGTTTGCCTGCTACCATGCATAGTTGTGGCCTGGTGGGCTTTTGACAGCAGTTCTGGGCCCCTAGTCCTTATCCTGTTTACTGCATGCCTGGCACTGTCCTTGGGAGACTTCAAAGGGTAACTCCAGATTCCTGATCATGAAGGTAAATGATAAGTGTTCACTGTGTGTTCTCCTCTTCCTGTTCAATCCCCCAACATCACTAAGAGGTAAGTACTCCCATCATTCCATTCTGCATACATTTATCCTGCATTCCCGCCTATGCCTACACACAGTCTGGTCCCATATACTATCCTTGCCAGAATGGGACGTGTGCTTCTCCCTACAGGCTCCCACAGTGGTCACCGTGGTCCGCATGGACCCCCTGCTCAGTGACCTGCACTGAGGGCTCCCAGCTGCGGCACCGGCACTGCATAGGCTGGGATGACCAATGCCTCCCCGAGAAGGTGGAGCCTGGCACCCTCCAGTGGCAGCTACAGGCCTGTGAGGACCAGCCATGCTGTCCTGGTGAGGAGGATCAGCAAGGCGGGCGAGCACTGTCAGTTATCTGGCACTGGGAACAATCAAGGCAAAAGCCCTGAGGTGGGACTGTGCTTGATGTTTGTGAGGTGTCAAGGAGGAGGCCAGTGTGGTTGGAGTAGAGTGATGAGAGGTGAGGTCAGAGGGGGACTGACCCCTGTAGGTCATGGTGAGGATGTCAGCTTCTATTCTGAGTGATGTAGTGATGGCAGAAAAATGTGATCTGATTTGGCTTGTGACAGATCCCTTTTGCTGTTAGGAAGACAAACTGTATGCACTGAGTAGCAAAGCAAAGAGACCAATGTGAAGGCTACTGCAATAGTCCAGATGAGCAATGATGGTAGGCCAAGTATGGCAGAAACTGTGGGGATAGGATAAGCTGATGTGGGGTACATGAGGAAGCCTGGACCCCTGAATAATACTACCACCTCCATCttgttccttcttttctcttccacaGAGATGGGTGGCTGGTCCGATTGGGGACCCTGGACAGCTTGCTCTGTCACCTGCTCTGGAGGGACCCAGATTCGTCGTCGAGCATGTAATCGCCCCACACCCAAGTGTGGGGGCCATTGCACAGGAGAGGCACAAGAGTCAAAGGCCTGTGAAACCAAACAAGTCTGCCCCAGTGAGTGAGGGCAACCACTGGGCAATGATGCGGGCACCCAGGGTGGGTCTGGGGGTTACAGCAGGGAACTTCCATGTTGTGAAAACTTCAATATGCATGACCACACTTGgtatctccccacccccaccccatcacaGCACACGGGGCCTGGGCTGCTTGGGGCCCCTGGGGCCCCTGCTCAGGCACCTGCCAAGGTGGACCCAATGCAGCTGTGGAGAGACGAAGCCGCACATGCTCTGCACCTGAGCCCTCCACACAGCCTCCTGGGAATCCCTGCCCAGGGTCAGCCTATGAGCAGCGGGTCTGCACCAGCCTGCCACCTTGCCCAGGTACTGGGGTATGAGACCTCTGCTCTTAACTTACGTGGAGATTGCTCTGACATTTCAAGAGACAGAGATCTGAGACCATGTGACCATGGAGCTTTTCGTTTGGGAGCAGTCTGCCTCATGGGTCTAGGGGCTGAGTCAGGGAGATTGAGGTGGCCTTTCTCCTCACTTCTATCCTCCCAACAGTGGCTGGTGGCTGGGGGCCATGGGGTGCTGTGAGCCCCTGCCCTGTGACCTGCGGCCTGGGTCAGATCCAGGAACAACGGACATGTGATCACCCTGTACCCCAGCATGGGGGCCCCTTctgtgtcggtgatgccacccgGACGCACGTCTGCAACACGGCTGTGCACTGCCCTGGTCAGCACCCCAAGATGCCCGATTTCCATGCCTAAGGCGCCCGGCCATCTCTGCTGCCCAATTCCTGCTGTTAATGACTTGttcctgcctctaatccctccaTTCCTGGTCCCAGTGCCTTGATTCCATGTCTGATCCCCCTTTCCCACATCCAATCCTTCCCACTGTCTTCCTCAGCCCCCATTCCTTCCTCTGAACCTCCTCACTGACTCCCTTCTTTGGTGCAAGACCAGCTGCCCCTGTCTCTGCAGTGAATGGACAGTGGGGGCTCTGGGGAGAGTGGAGCAACTGCATCCGCCCAAACATTAAACACATCAGCTGCCAGGAGATCCCAGGCCAGCAGACACGCTCCAGGATCTGCAAGGGCCGCAAATTTGACGGACAACGATGTGTTGGGAAACAGCAGGATATCCGGCACTGCTACAACATCCAGCGCTGCCCCTGTGAGTGCCCCCAGGGACCATGCTGCGAGGGTGGGGCAGCCCGTGCAGGGACAGGGGCTTTCTGACTCTCTGCTGCAGACCCCATGTCCCTGAAGCCTCTCTCTCACAACCCCCGCACCAAGACCTCTAAATCTGACTCAGGAACCTCTCCCCTCTTTGCAGGGAAAGGCTCCTGGTCAGAGTGGAGTACCTGGGGATTGTGCATACCCCCATGTGGACCCAACCCCATCCGCACCCGCCAGCGCCTCTGCCAGGCCACGCTCCCCAAGTTCTCGTGAGTGAGGGGGCAATGTGCCTTGGAGGGGGTTATGATAGTGATATGTCAGGAGATAGGGCAGGAGGGTTGGTCACCACCAAACAGGGCTTCTGTCACTGGGTCCAAGGTGCCTGCCTGGCTGAGTGCCATCTTCCAGTTGTAGGAAGAGGGGAGAAACTAAAGAAGCTGAGAAAGAGGATGTTGAGGGGAGAATCAGTAACATCTGTGCCCTTCAGTCActacttcagtcactcagccattcTCCCATTCACTCTGTCCTTCTTGTGTCCGTATGCTTTGCTTCCTCAGTTACCCAAGCTTTGATTTGCCCATTCAGTCACTCATGCCTCCATTCACCCTCTCATTCCCTCTGTCACCTGTGCCCCAAGATGCTCTAAGGCCTTTTTGGCAACAGTTGCAAACACACAGAACCCAGATCCCATGGGTTCCCCTAAGGGATCCAGGCCCACTCCACCCTGACAGAAGACATCTGAGGAATGGTTGGCATGTTGGGTCTGGGTCCAGGAAGCTGATTGGGCCTCCCCTGGCAGGAAGGGGTTGGGAAACACTTTCCCACCATCAAAACTGTGTGAGCAGAGTCCTGGACACAGGTAATCAGCTGCCTGAAATGTTTCCAGATGGCCAGGGTGGCCCAGGTGTTGGAGAGGGTTAAAACACTTATCCTTTCCTTATTTCCACGAACATCAAACTACTAGGTTAAGTGGCCTCTTCCCAACTCGTGGAAGGCCTGCCACCTGGTCACCAGGTGTGGGGTTTAGAGTGGGTCTGGAAGAAGAGTTACGGGTGTTGAATGGAGGCACAAAGGACTTGATAGAGGGAGGGAATGAATGGAGAAAGGACTGATTGAGAGAATCGGGATGGGAGTGAATGGAGGAGGGTTTGCCTACTGGAAGAAATAACCCAGGCAAAGACCATTTTGGACGTGGGGCTTAGTCTAAATAAAGTGGAAGAAAGAACTAGAGATTGACCTGGGGGCAGAGATTTGGGCCCAACAACAAGGCTTTGAATGCCAAAGCAAGGCATTTGGATTCTTTCCAGTAggcaatggggaaagaaataaaaggttttaaaGGTAAGAGATGGTAgttcatatcaataattaccaatatttattgagcacttactgtgtaccAGACATGACTCTGAGCACTTTACTTGAATCAACTCATTTATCCTCAGCCCAGTGAGGAgagtattattatccccatttttcagatgaggaaaactgaggcacagaggagaTAAATTGCCCAGTATCTCCCAGTTAAAAATATACGTATAAATGTATCCACTCAGTAAGAGTTTGTTGAACCCATTCTTGCCTTCCCTGAGCTTTTCCtcttcatccccacccccactaaCGCACCAGGCCCACCGTTACCACAGTCGAAGGTCAGGGTGAGAAGAATGTGACCTTCTGGGGGAAACCGTCGGTACTGTGCGATGTGCTGCAGGGGCAGAAGGTGATGGTGGAGGAGAAACGGCCATGTCTACACGTGCCTCCCTGCAAAGAACCCTGAGGATGAGAATTCTTACATCTCTCTGTTCCACTCTGACCCCCTGACCTCTCAGACTTCAATAAATCAGCCTCTTTCCCAGGAGTGGGGCCATAGCATCTTCTAGGCCAAAGAGCGCAGCACAGGCAAAGTCTCAGTGGCCTGTGGTGGAAAACAGTATTTTCCACTGTGGCCATGGTGTGACAGAAGTGAAGGTGCGTATCCGAATACCCATCCCTGCTGTAGCCTTGATGTCTGTCCCCTTGTCTGTCAGTGCCCCGGGGCACCCAGCACGTCCCTCTGCAGAGCTCTGATTTACGAGCTTTCTGATTGGCTATATGCCTTGCCAGGCACTTTCTGATTGGCTGGCGTGCTTGTTTTCCTTCTCCCTACTAAAGGCTCCCTCAGCTGGCAAATTCCGCGTCAATCCGGCAAAGAGGCGTGGCTGGGGTTGGAGCCCCACAAAGCGAACATCTGCACCCACCCACTCCCAACAGCCCagctccaacaccacaattagcGGTGACAAATAGCTCCGCGAGgcggaggtgggggggtgggggaccGAGGAAGTGCCTATGAGGGGCTCTGAACTGGGACAGTAGCAAAGAGAAGGTATAGTCAGCATCTGCCAGGAGGAGCCCCCAAGACACTCAGACACATTTCTTTAggatttgttcattcattcaacacttaTTAGCATCTACTGTATACTAGAGCTAAGTCTGGGCTTCCGGTGAAGGAAGGCTGATAGAGAGGACAGACCAAAATGGGATTCgaacatttatttaacatttatcagTGCTTACTGTGTACTAACAATAGCGTTGGACATCATGGGAAAGGGGGAAGAAGAGTCAGAGCGATATGTATTTCCCCAGTGAAGGAAGCAAGGATGTGTGCCTGGTAGTGTCTTAAGACTTTCCATAGCATGAATTCATTTAACCCACAACGAACATATGAGGTCAAtattattatctgcattttaccTAGGAGGGAACAGGCATAGAAATGTAATGGGCTAGACATTTGGGAAACACCATGCCAGGAGCAGAGTTTAGGAGTTTGTCCTGTGAGTGGAGGGGCGCCTCTGTGTGGGAGGCTTCAGATGGGAGGTCTGTGACACCCAGAGTCTGTCAGGCTGCTCACTTCTCTGGGTCAATTTTCCCTTGTGTAAAATGGATCAATTGATGGGTAGGGGTAAAGATGAAATCAATGAATACTAGTTATCGTAAGAGGAATGAGCCTAAGTGAGGGAGTCTGATTGCTACTGCAGGGTATGAGAAAGTTATACGTCTATAAGAAAGTGGAAATTTGGCTGTATGTGTATATTATGAGGCACatatctttgtgtatgtgtgatagGAAGACCTGTAGGGTCTCTGCAAGAATTAAGGATATATCGAGTATGTGTGGAGTGCATGTGAAGTTAACAACTATGTGCACCATAACAATGTGTGAGTTACAAGGGTGTGGGGGTATATGTGTGCACAtgctcatacacacatacacaggtggCGTGGATATGTATTGTGAGTTATAAGCAtgggtgcatgtgtgctcagttgtgtctgactcttcgggaccccttggactattgtccgccaggctcttctgtccatgggattctccaggcaagaatactggagtgggttgccatttcctcctccaggggatcttcctgacccagggatcaaacccatgtctgctgcagctcctgcattggcaggcggattctttaccactgagccacctgggaagcacataaACGTGGGTACAATACTGATTACAAACATATGTCAAGGGTGTGCATTTCAGAGTCATTGCTCACCaatgcacagcaaagaaaaacatTCTTGGAGCCCCTTCTGTATGTTCCTTCCTGCTGGAGAAGATGAAGCTAGTGCAGAGGAGTTGAGACCTCTGCCACAGGGAGTTGAGACActccttgggggtgggggtgggaaactCTTCATTCTTCTACCAAAAATTAATTTCTGGAAAATGAGCTACCTGGAGAAAGGGGATGACATTGAGGGGCATGGTACTATAAACCTGGCAACAGGGCCACTGGGAAGAGGCAGTCTAGAGACAGACTGCTAAGGAGCCCGACTTCTTACTCCTAGAGGATCCAAAAAGGTCTGTAGACCTGCAGCTGCTCCTGTGCCTCAGAGAGGTCACCACAGACCCAGCAGAACTTGTTTGCTTCCATTACTGAGCAAAAACTGGGGAGCATATACTTCACAATGTTGGGAAATACCCAATTTCTGGGCAGTTCCCCATCTGGGGAACACTGGAATGGGGATGCCAAAGGGCATCcatgagagagagaatgaatggcCAAAGCAAAGGCCTGCAGATGGACTGAAGCTGGCTGAGAtggaggagggagcagaggcGATGGACAGCAGGAGCCTAAGGGGAGAGGGGACTTCCTGGAGACCTTGGCCAAAAGTGATCCTTGAGAGAGAAAGGCACAGCACTCCCCCACCCCTATCTTTTAGAGTTGGTCAGGTGATtgtttttacaggtgaggaagctgagttTTGGAGATGTTAAGTCATTTTCCCAAGAGTATAGTAGAGGGCCAGTTTGAACCCAGGCACTCTGACTCCAGACCTCACACCATGACCTTGTTTGAACAtgccaaatatttaataaatggagAATGTACAAATGAATAAGTGGATGATTCATTTGAAAGTCCTCCAGGCAGAAAAGACTCCAAATCTGCCTGGGTCTCTGTGTGTCCGTGtggtgcctctgtgtgtgtgtaggcgtATTCATATGCATGTATGCCCATGAGTATTACCCTGGGCTTGTCAGTATAGATACTTAGATTGGTGTGTTCTATCTCTGTATTTTCTTCAGGAAGAAAAGACTCCAAATCTGCCTACTTCTTGCCATATCTTCTTCCATCTCACTTGGTCCACCATCATCACTCACTATGGCCCACAAGGCCCTGCTCCATCTGGACACTATGGCCCACAAGGCCCTGCTCCATCTGGACCCTGCTAACCTCTctgaccccttctcctgccacagTCTCCCTCATTcattctgctccagccacactgacaTCCCTTTCCggcacattcttttttaaaaagtatggatCACAAAGTGAACATGACCCTTTGGGAATGAATTGGAGTTCTTGgattccatctgtaaaatggaaatcataCTACCCACTCCATAGTTTTATGAGAATTGGGTACAATcagtgaattattatttttaaatgaatttgtgTCTTCACTGTAATCAGGATCCTATAGAAGCTTTCATAGCCCACCCCTGCCTGGACTACAAAGATCATTTGTGCATGTGGTGAACATTATTTGGCACCTACAGCTTGCATACCCTAGAATGGGTCTGCCTCTGCCTGTGGGAAGCTTTCTGGTACAGAGGATGATAGCCTTGGGCACTGACAATGCCAGGTGGATATCATGGTTTCTGACTGTGTCCAGGGCAAAAGGATGGAGGCTTGTTGGCCAAGTGTGTGTGGGGAGAGATGAACACACATCAGGACTAGACTTCAGAGAATGTGTCTGTATGGAGATCTGGGTTTGTCCATGATTGTGGGTGCGTTTTGTCCGGGGGTGCATGCTCATGTGAGTTTCTCTaggtctctgtgtgtctgtgtggtgcctctgtgtgtgtgtgtgtaggcgtATTCATGTGCGTGTATGCCCATGAGTATTACCCTGGGCTTGTTTGTGTCAGTATAGATACTTAGATCGGTGTGTTCTATCTCTGTACATGCCTCCGTATGTTTCCCTACTTTTGTGTATTTCTATATGTATCTCCACGTACATGTCATTCCCAGTGTGCCTCCAGGACGCCCCCCAACCCTGGGCAAGAGTACACTCCGCCCAAGTGTCCACCTCCGCCTGTCTGATGCTGTCTACACCACCCGCGCATCCATCTCTCTGCCTATGTGGACGTGGGAAACTGATCTTGCAGAGTACTGCGTGTGACCCTCGGCTCTCGCTGTGAAGGGGTTATTTCTCTACTTTCGAGTTTCCGAGTATAACTCCATTCCCACCCCCCAAATGCCTCCTGTGGTGAATATCAACACTGGAAACCTAGTATCCGCAGAGGGTCCTAGGTGTGGGTGCGAGTGCATGTGAAGACCAGGATGAGACAGGGTGGGAGGCTTGCCTGATGCACCCACCCGACCCTCCGGACAggctcccaccccgcccccatccccaAATTGCGCACCCCCAGTCtgaggcgggggaggggagacagGATGCGGCGTGGCGCTTGCGCACTTATGCCTTCAGCACCGCGGACAGCTCCTTCGCCCCCGCCTGCCggcgcgcgccgccgccgccccggcaCTGAAGGCGCGCTGACGTCACTCGCCGCTCCTCCGCAAACTCCCCTTCGCAGTAGCCTTGGTCGCGTCCGCGCCGCCGCCGGCCCAGCCGGACTGCACCACACGGGGCGCGAAATAGGGGGTCACGGGCGCGACCAACCgcgctgcggcggcggcggcgactcAGCGCTGCCTCAGTCTGCAGCGGGCAGCGGAAGAGACGTGTCGTGCCTGAGAGCGCAGCGGTGCTCCTGGGCCGATCGCGGTCCGCCCCCGCGGCTCCTGACCAGACTGCTCCTAAGACCCCCTGCCCCGCTCTGCAGCCATGAACTACCTACGGCGCCGCCTGTCGGACAGCAACTTCATGGCCAATCTGCCAAATGGGTACATGACAGACCTGCAGCGCCCGCAGCCGCCCCCACCGCCGCCCGCTGCCCCTAGTCCCGGGGCCACTACCGGTCCTGCGACCGCCACTGGCGAGAGGGCCTCTTCGGCCGCCCCCGTGGCCTCTCCAGCTGCCCCTAGCCCCGGGTCCTCGGGGGGCGGTGGCTTCTTCTCGTCGCTGTCCAATGCGGTCAAGCAGACCACAGCGGCCGCGGCCGCCACCTTCAGCGAGCAGGTGGGCGGCGG encodes the following:
- the CFP gene encoding properdin, which gives rise to MPAQVQALLLLLLLPLLLLTPATGSDSVLCFAQYEESTGKCKDLLGGGVSMKNCCLNANYAFQKPGSKLCMACRLPQWSPWSAWTPCSVTCTEGSQLRHRHCIGWDDQCLPEKVEPGTLQWQLQACEDQPCCPEMGGWSDWGPWTACSVTCSGGTQIRRRACNRPTPKCGGHCTGEAQESKACETKQVCPTHGAWAAWGPWGPCSGTCQGGPNAAVERRSRTCSAPEPSTQPPGNPCPGSAYEQRVCTSLPPCPVAGGWGPWGAVSPCPVTCGLGQIQEQRTCDHPVPQHGGPFCVGDATRTHVCNTAVHCPVNGQWGLWGEWSNCIRPNIKHISCQEIPGQQTRSRICKGRKFDGQRCVGKQQDIRHCYNIQRCPWKGSWSEWSTWGLCIPPCGPNPIRTRQRLCQATLPKFSPTVTTVEGQGEKNVTFWGKPSVLCDVLQGQKVMVEEKRPCLHVPPCKEP